A window of Corallococcus macrosporus DSM 14697 contains these coding sequences:
- a CDS encoding DUF2845 domain-containing protein translates to MERRQPMRALGLAVALAMAGAPVAVEAASLRCGRALVSDGALQTEVIAKCGEPTAKNFRTVTDSQGSVTPDRHRGGVNTERRSVTREYEDWTYNFGPRRLMQVVTFENGRLIDVQSAGYGS, encoded by the coding sequence ATGGAGAGGAGACAACCCATGCGTGCTCTTGGACTGGCAGTGGCTCTGGCGATGGCGGGCGCCCCCGTGGCGGTGGAGGCGGCCTCGCTCCGTTGTGGCCGGGCGCTGGTGTCGGATGGGGCGCTCCAGACGGAGGTCATCGCGAAGTGTGGCGAGCCGACGGCGAAGAACTTCCGCACGGTGACGGACTCGCAGGGCTCGGTGACGCCGGACAGGCACCGTGGGGGCGTCAACACGGAGCGGCGCTCCGTCACCCGCGAGTACGAGGACTGGACCTACAACTTCGGGCCGCGCCGCCTGATGCAGGTGGTGACGTTCGAGAACGGCCGCCTCATCGACGTCCAGAGCGCGGGTTACGGCTCCTGA
- a CDS encoding 2-oxoglutarate and iron-dependent oxygenase domain-containing protein — translation MSSDVTVTKDGVVLLDYAQLAAGADLSAAIERAYGHDGIGLLVVQGIPGLAELRDNLLPLGFRFAALPTEVKDRYVHERSSYSFGWSHGKELLRPGQFDEFKGSYYNNPQYDVPHTDAALIEKHPENYHPNVWPEADFPELRPAFMALGQRMVDVGVLVAEQCDTYVRSKLGSRLSPDAALAKTIRESRACKARLLYYFAINEDATPRTRDSWCGWHSDHGSLTALCPAMYFEAEPGAKEPARKDIPVPDPEAGLYVRTRTGEERKVVIPKDSLAFQIGESSQIVTGGLLRSTPHAVQALAYPASRNISRATFAVFMQPDNDRHLRPPEGVDPAEQKVGAFQPGMTFGDFAKATFARFYNPYA, via the coding sequence ATGAGCAGCGACGTGACGGTCACCAAGGACGGAGTGGTTCTTCTCGATTATGCGCAGCTCGCGGCGGGCGCGGACCTGAGCGCCGCCATCGAGCGCGCCTACGGGCATGACGGCATTGGCCTGCTCGTCGTCCAGGGCATCCCCGGGCTGGCCGAGCTGCGCGACAACCTGCTGCCCCTGGGCTTCCGCTTCGCCGCGCTGCCCACCGAGGTGAAGGACCGCTACGTCCACGAGCGCAGCAGCTATTCGTTCGGCTGGAGCCACGGCAAGGAGCTGCTGCGCCCCGGCCAGTTCGACGAGTTCAAGGGCTCCTACTACAACAACCCCCAGTATGACGTGCCGCACACCGACGCGGCGCTCATCGAGAAGCACCCGGAGAACTACCACCCCAACGTGTGGCCGGAGGCGGACTTCCCGGAGCTGCGGCCCGCCTTCATGGCGCTGGGCCAGCGCATGGTGGACGTGGGCGTGCTGGTCGCCGAGCAGTGCGACACGTACGTGCGCTCCAAGCTGGGCAGCCGCCTGTCCCCGGACGCGGCGTTGGCGAAGACGATTCGCGAGTCGCGCGCGTGCAAGGCGCGGCTGCTCTACTACTTCGCCATCAACGAGGACGCGACGCCGCGCACGCGCGACTCGTGGTGCGGGTGGCACAGCGACCATGGTTCGCTCACGGCGCTCTGTCCGGCCATGTACTTCGAGGCCGAGCCCGGCGCGAAGGAGCCGGCGCGCAAGGACATCCCGGTGCCGGACCCGGAGGCGGGCCTGTACGTGCGCACGCGGACCGGCGAGGAGCGCAAGGTCGTCATCCCGAAGGACAGCCTGGCGTTCCAGATTGGCGAGAGCTCCCAGATTGTCACAGGCGGCCTGCTGCGCTCCACGCCGCACGCGGTGCAGGCGCTGGCGTACCCGGCCAGCCGCAACATCTCCCGCGCCACCTTCGCGGTGTTCATGCAGCCGGACAATGACAGGCACCTGCGCCCGCCCGAGGGCGTGGACCCCGCCGAGCAGAAGGTGGGCGCGTTCCAGCCGGGAATGACTTTCGGCGACTTCGCCAAGGCGACGTTCGCCAGGTTCTACAACCCCTACGCGTAG
- a CDS encoding murein transglycosylase A, producing MDLRHLRILLLSALGLLASACPSPTRAPVTRPEDALVGLSREMAPRDDGDVASLRTAVAESLVWLRRRPSDQRFIYGARQVTIAELRTALERLHARLRDDLTPEALWALVLEDFEPMEAAGGEDGQVLFTGYYEPTIEASLTRTDVYNVPILGPPSDLIEVPLESFAERFKSERVVGRLEGRKVVPYWSRGDIRAGRLNGRKLELAWARDPVALFFLEVQGSGSLLLPDGSRRRVGYAASNGRPYRSIGSLLIQEGAIPKEQMSMQALRAWLAANPRQRTRVLEHNESYVFFRFLDTASVGSLGRPVTAGRSIATDARLFPKGGLAFIHTERPVRMADGSVQWKPLARFVLNQDTGGAIRGAGRVDVFWGAGPQAELAAGMMKQKGRLLFLVPRPGRAAPLIAPVPVTPRK from the coding sequence ATGGACCTGCGGCACCTCCGAATCCTCCTGCTGTCGGCGCTGGGGCTCCTCGCCTCGGCCTGTCCCAGCCCCACCCGCGCCCCCGTCACCCGGCCCGAGGACGCGCTCGTCGGCCTGTCCCGCGAGATGGCGCCCCGGGACGACGGCGACGTCGCGTCCCTGCGGACCGCCGTCGCGGAGAGCCTCGTGTGGCTGCGCCGCCGCCCGTCCGACCAGCGCTTCATCTACGGGGCGCGGCAGGTCACCATCGCCGAGCTGCGGACCGCCCTGGAGCGCCTGCACGCGCGGCTGCGCGATGACCTCACCCCGGAGGCGCTGTGGGCCCTGGTCCTGGAGGACTTCGAGCCGATGGAGGCCGCCGGAGGCGAGGACGGCCAGGTGCTCTTCACCGGCTACTACGAGCCCACCATCGAGGCGAGCCTGACGCGGACGGACGTGTACAACGTGCCCATCCTCGGGCCTCCGTCCGACTTGATTGAAGTCCCGCTGGAGTCCTTCGCGGAGCGCTTCAAGTCAGAGCGCGTCGTGGGCCGGCTGGAGGGGCGCAAGGTGGTGCCGTACTGGTCGCGCGGCGACATCCGCGCGGGGCGGCTCAACGGGCGGAAGCTGGAGCTGGCGTGGGCCAGGGACCCGGTGGCGCTCTTCTTCCTGGAGGTGCAGGGCAGCGGCTCGTTGCTGCTTCCGGACGGGAGCAGGCGCCGCGTCGGCTACGCCGCGTCGAACGGGCGGCCGTATCGCAGCATCGGCTCGCTGCTCATCCAGGAGGGCGCCATCCCCAAGGAGCAGATGTCGATGCAGGCGCTGCGCGCCTGGCTGGCGGCGAACCCGCGGCAGCGCACGCGGGTGCTCGAGCACAACGAGTCCTATGTGTTCTTCCGCTTCCTGGACACCGCGTCGGTGGGGTCGCTCGGGCGGCCGGTGACGGCGGGGCGCTCCATCGCGACGGACGCGCGGCTGTTCCCCAAGGGCGGGCTGGCCTTCATCCACACCGAGCGCCCCGTGCGCATGGCGGACGGCTCCGTGCAGTGGAAGCCGCTGGCGCGCTTCGTGCTCAACCAGGACACGGGCGGGGCCATCCGGGGCGCGGGGCGGGTGGACGTCTTCTGGGGCGCGGGGCCGCAGGCGGAGCTGGCGGCGGGGATGATGAAGCAGAAGGGCCGGTTGCTCTTCCTCGTGCCCCGGCCTGGCCGCGCCGCGCCCCTGATTGCGCCAGTACCCGTCACGCCGCGGAAGTAG